Within Garra rufa chromosome 9, GarRuf1.0, whole genome shotgun sequence, the genomic segment ttcccagcatttttgtgtatttgaaccattcccaacaatgactgtatgcttttgagatccatcttttcacactgagtaactgagggactcatgtgcaactattgcagaagattCAAATCTCCTCTGATGTTTTCAGAAGGAAACTTCCCAAGTAATTTCCCCAACCCTGATTATATTTAATGTGTACATAGTTGCATTTATGCATTGAATGTTGCATATAAAGAAAGTCCATGTTTTGGCTAAATTCAAAGCCAAGGAGCTCCAGAAAAAAGCCTAGCTCAGGCATTCACTCTTCTGTTGCTTGAAATGACACAAGAAGACAGTCCAGCCAAGAGCAACTCCTCCAACAAAAACAGTTCGGGCCACCGGAGGTATCAGTGAGAAGTTCACAGCCTGAGAGACATGAACAATATAATTAGGTTGAAAATGAGGAACCTCTTAGAAACAGATGAACAGATGTATTAACAATGGAGGGGTTAATATGGTACCTGCATTGTTGACCAATACACTACTCCAGTCTAccacagagagaaaaaaagagtaaATCAATGTGTTAGAATTGATCCTGAAccttttaaatttacatttacgtTCAATAGCTCTTGTGGTCTTCAGTGGTTACCTTATAAGAGCTCCAGAAtttatttctccagtcttcaagTGGATCCTCTGCACCCTCCAATGTGCTCAACCCTTTGGAAATGTAATAAGCACTCATTCATATGCACAGATTTATATGTATGTATTGATTTTGTTCGATTATATAAGTGGAAGTGCAAGTATGAAGAAAACCCCCTGGTTCTCACCAATGTAAAAAGCACTTATTGTCAAAGGAGCTGCAAACAGCTGGTCCAGAAACACTTTAAGTGACACTGTTCTGGTTCCTCCTCCTGGAAACATCCTCTCCAGTCCCCGAAGCCAATGATAATTGAAGTTGGCATGAAAACAAAACCCAACCAGTGCCACCCGAGCAGTCTGGGCCCAGTCGATGCTGTGAAGCTGAGGATCGTGTACTGGAAAAGCTTTTATATTTCCTTCTGAGTGACTTATTTTGCTATCATTATCTGGCTTTGCTTCTCCAGCCATAGTAAATCCCTCAATGGATGTGTTGGGGGTATCTTGTCTCACTTGATCCAGTTTGTGTACTGTCCCTTGGTCCTGAGCTTTTCCCATCATGCTTTGCTGAATGAGGTCTGCTGTGGCAAATAGTGTCGTGTATCCCAGCACATTAGAGATGTATGGATGCGATTTGAACAAAGCCCATACTCTGCTCATGATGAACACTAGACAGGAATAATAAAGCTATTAGTTTTACggatgatagatagattgatagattgatTGATTTTGTAGTGGTTTACAGTGACTCACCATGTAGTTGTCCAGTTCCAGAATGAATGATTAATCACAAGGTTCACTTTTGTTGGATCTGTTTGTTTTGTGGTACAAAGTTCTAGTAGCAAGAATGAGTGTTTATGATAACAGTTATCAGTCAGTTAAAGAATCTGAGAAAAGAACACGTGGTGTGATTGAACCAGGGAATGTATGAGGGAAAGGCATTTAGCTAATAATCGGTATACAATTTTCTGCTAAAAGTAAAATGCATGATAATCATCTAAAATTAAATGCAGAAATCAGATGCACAGTAAAAAAGTATTAGGCTTACCGATTTTAAACTTGAGAGGAGACTTTTGTAACACCAGGCTGAAAGCTGAGGTCCTTCAAAACCGAGAGAGAGAACATGAGCTGCAGTGACAGCAGGCACATGTGTTTGTATAGTTGTACTAAATATAGTGTGGACTCTTCTGTCCACACCCCCACTGCTTATCTTACCATAGTGCTCAGTGATAATGGACCAATAATAATTCATATAAATTTAAACAAGATGTTATTACCAATTTTACATGTAGGAGATGTGTAACAAAAACTACTGGAAATTGTGTATTATTTcaattaaagcaaaaaaaaaaaaagagttagagagaaaaaaaagttgttgtttAGTCTTATGACTGTGTGGTTTCAAGGGCTGTTTGTCTTCATGAATAAGAGCTACAACGGAATGTTTATAGAGACCCAAGGTTTATGAGAAGGTGGTGAATCACTTTGGTATAACACTACTCTGAGCATTGAGACATACTAATTCAACTAAGactattcaataaataataataattaataattcgttacatttatatagcgcttttctagacactcaaagcgctttacagtgtcaggggtatctcctcatccaccaccaatAAACTCCTGCTTCAGCTCTTCTCTGTTTTTTTCCTCAGTCAACATCTTGGCTGATGGAAAACTGTTAATAGTGTTTTGAGTATTTTGGGTACCAGACAAGACCTAGATAGATACAAtgctttgcaaaagtattaattttttcatgttttgttgtgttgctgccttatgttaaactggtttaaattacgtttttcccacatcagtctacactcaaTACACAATAATGGcaaagtaaaaacatttattatcatctttgcaaatttattaataataaaaaccttaaatgattgcat encodes:
- the LOC141343126 gene encoding mpv17-like protein, which codes for MSRVWALFKSHPYISNVLGYTTLFATADLIQQSMMGKAQDQGTVHKLDQVRQDTPNTSIEGFTMAGEAKPDNDSKISHSEGNIKAFPVHDPQLHSIDWAQTARVALVGFCFHANFNYHWLRGLERMFPGGGTRTVSLKVFLDQLFAAPLTISAFYIGLSTLEGAEDPLEDWRNKFWSSYKTGVVYWSTMQAVNFSLIPPVARTVFVGGVALGWTVFLCHFKQQKSECLS